Proteins encoded together in one Riemerella anatipestifer window:
- a CDS encoding type II toxin-antitoxin system RelE/ParE family toxin, with amino-acid sequence MRKIYRTDEFNLFFETADQRLREKIVYISEIIATQTIINTKIAKRLVNTDLYEIRIKTDNEYRILTFTMDNKDINQCKKLIFINAFKKKDTKDYNKHIKVAIKILEQWGQ; translated from the coding sequence ATGAGGAAAATATATAGGACTGATGAATTTAATCTTTTCTTTGAAACAGCAGACCAAAGGTTAAGAGAGAAGATTGTTTATATATCAGAAATAATAGCAACGCAAACGATAATAAACACCAAAATAGCGAAAAGATTAGTAAATACTGACTTATATGAGATAAGGATAAAAACAGATAATGAGTATAGGATATTAACCTTTACAATGGATAACAAGGATATAAACCAATGCAAAAAGTTGATATTTATAAACGCATTCAAAAAGAAAGACACAAAGGACTATAATAAACATATTAAGGTAGCAATAAAAATATTAGAACAATGGGGGCAATAA
- a CDS encoding helix-turn-helix domain-containing protein translates to MGAIKINWDKVEKELPTMNEYIDTTHGKVGTPQREEFQAKALAYYYGELIREARKERDLTQEELAKKVGKNRAYIAKIEQGKTDLQLSNFLALLRALDLSMNIG, encoded by the coding sequence ATGGGGGCAATAAAAATAAATTGGGATAAAGTAGAAAAAGAACTACCTACAATGAACGAGTATATAGATACTACTCACGGAAAAGTAGGAACACCACAAAGAGAAGAGTTCCAAGCAAAGGCACTAGCTTACTATTATGGGGAATTGATAAGAGAAGCTAGAAAAGAAAGAGACCTAACGCAGGAAGAACTAGCAAAAAAGGTAGGCAAAAACAGGGCGTATATCGCAAAAATTGAACAGGGTAAAACAGATTTGCAGTTATCTAATTTTTTAGCCTTATTGAGGGCATTGGATTTGTCTATGAATATCGGTTAA
- a CDS encoding S1 RNA-binding domain-containing protein produces MQIGITQTLEIKEKTDNGWLLTSASGEQCLLPNIFTLPNMEAGDSLEVFVYQDEGILKATTEIPLCQVNEFAVLNCVQVLPSGAFMDLGIIKDLFVPYKQQKGKMQEGKRYLIYVYIDEETGLLTGTTKFKRNPQYQNLSLKKGEKVNLILMNETELGWNVIINQKYIGLVYSSDVYQKLYPLNEIEGYIKNIREDGKIDVSLQPEGYTNIDEFKQKILDKLDENYGLLYLSDQSSPEEIKTELQMSKKNFKKAIGGLYKDKVIEILDDKIKLL; encoded by the coding sequence ATGCAAATCGGAATTACTCAAACACTTGAAATAAAAGAAAAAACAGATAATGGTTGGCTACTAACATCAGCTAGCGGTGAACAATGCCTACTCCCTAATATTTTCACTTTACCTAATATGGAGGCAGGAGATAGCCTAGAGGTATTTGTTTATCAAGATGAAGGAATCCTCAAAGCTACTACGGAAATACCTCTTTGTCAAGTTAATGAATTCGCCGTTCTCAACTGTGTGCAAGTATTGCCTAGCGGTGCTTTTATGGACTTAGGGATTATCAAAGATTTATTTGTACCTTATAAACAACAAAAGGGTAAAATGCAAGAGGGAAAACGCTATCTTATCTATGTTTATATAGATGAAGAAACAGGGTTACTTACAGGAACTACCAAATTTAAAAGAAATCCTCAGTATCAAAATTTATCATTAAAGAAAGGGGAGAAGGTAAACCTTATTCTTATGAATGAAACAGAATTAGGGTGGAATGTTATCATTAACCAAAAGTACATTGGATTGGTTTATAGTTCAGATGTTTACCAAAAACTTTATCCATTAAACGAAATAGAGGGGTATATTAAAAACATCAGAGAAGATGGTAAAATAGATGTAAGTCTGCAACCTGAAGGTTATACTAATATAGATGAATTCAAACAAAAAATATTAGATAAACTAGATGAAAATTATGGATTACTCTATCTATCTGACCAGTCATCTCCAGAAGAAATAAAGACTGAACTCCAGATGAGTAAAAAGAATTTTAAAAAAGCCATTGGAGGTCTTTATAAAGACAAAGTGATAGAAATTTTAGACGATAAAATTAAACTTCTATAA
- a CDS encoding arsenate reductase family protein has translation MQDLDLSDWNLREIKSEPINAEELSQMYAVTKSYEELFSKRSTQIKANNIDVKELKEEDFKTLLLQHYSFLKRPVFLIGKEDIYIGNSSKTIEALKQKYF, from the coding sequence ATGCAAGATTTAGATTTATCAGATTGGAATCTAAGAGAAATCAAAAGTGAGCCTATAAATGCAGAAGAACTTTCCCAAATGTATGCTGTTACAAAGTCTTATGAAGAGCTTTTTAGTAAGCGTTCTACTCAAATTAAAGCAAACAATATAGATGTGAAAGAGTTGAAAGAAGAAGACTTCAAAACACTTTTATTACAGCATTATAGTTTCTTAAAACGACCTGTATTTCTTATAGGAAAAGAAGATATCTATATAGGTAATAGCTCTAAAACTATAGAAGCGTTAAAACAAAAATATTTTTAA